A region of Geobacillus sp. 46C-IIa DNA encodes the following proteins:
- the glmS gene encoding glutamine--fructose-6-phosphate transaminase (isomerizing) — MCGIVGYIGYQDVKEILLRGLEKLEYRGYDSAGIAVLNENGVHVFKEKGRIADLRRIVDSDVKATVGIGHTRWATHGVPSRVNAHPHQSASGRFTLVHNGVIENYEMVKRDYLADVAFQSDTDTEVIVQLVEKFVRDGLTTEEAFRKTLSLLKGSYAIAMIDAQDENTIYAAKNKSPLLVGLGDGFNVVASDAMAMLQVTNQFVELMDGEMVIVTSENVTIQTLTGKTVERKPYTAELDASDIEKGTYPHYMLKEIDEQPFVIRRIIQKYQDENGKLAIDQAIVNEVLKADRLYIVACGTSYHAGLVGKQLIESWAKIPVEVHIASEFSYNMPLLSEKPLFLFISQSGETADSRAVLVQTNKLGHKAITITNVPGSTLSREADYTLLLHAGPEIAVASTKAYTAQIAVLAILAATAAKAKGLELNFDLMKELAIVANVMEMLCDAKEEMENIASDYLTLTRNCFFIGRAVDYYVCLEGALKLKEISYIQAEGFAGGELKHGTIALIEDGTPVIALATQEHVNLSIRGNVKEVVARGANPCVISMRGLEGDGDRFIIPSVHPDLTPLVSVVPLQLIAYYAALHRGCDVDKPRNLAKSVTVE, encoded by the coding sequence ATGTGCGGCATTGTGGGGTATATCGGTTACCAAGATGTGAAAGAGATTTTGTTGCGCGGATTGGAAAAACTCGAGTACCGCGGCTACGATTCGGCGGGGATTGCCGTATTAAATGAGAACGGCGTTCATGTGTTTAAAGAAAAAGGACGGATCGCCGATTTGCGCCGCATCGTCGACTCGGACGTCAAAGCGACGGTCGGCATCGGCCATACACGTTGGGCGACGCACGGCGTGCCAAGCCGGGTGAACGCCCATCCGCATCAAAGCGCCTCAGGCCGCTTTACGCTCGTGCATAACGGCGTTATCGAGAACTATGAAATGGTGAAGCGCGATTATTTGGCCGATGTTGCGTTCCAAAGCGATACGGATACGGAAGTGATCGTCCAGCTCGTGGAAAAATTCGTCCGTGACGGGCTGACAACCGAAGAAGCGTTTCGAAAAACGCTCTCGCTGTTAAAAGGATCGTACGCCATCGCCATGATCGACGCACAAGACGAAAACACCATCTATGCGGCCAAAAACAAGAGCCCGCTTCTCGTCGGATTGGGTGATGGGTTTAACGTCGTGGCCAGCGATGCGATGGCGATGCTTCAAGTGACAAACCAGTTTGTCGAACTGATGGACGGCGAAATGGTGATCGTCACCAGCGAGAACGTTACGATTCAAACGCTAACCGGTAAAACAGTCGAACGGAAGCCATATACGGCAGAGCTCGATGCGAGTGATATTGAAAAAGGAACGTACCCGCATTACATGTTGAAAGAAATTGACGAGCAGCCGTTTGTCATCCGCCGCATCATTCAAAAATACCAAGACGAAAACGGCAAATTAGCCATTGACCAAGCGATCGTCAATGAGGTGTTGAAGGCGGACCGCTTATACATTGTCGCTTGCGGAACGAGCTACCACGCTGGTCTTGTCGGCAAGCAATTGATCGAGTCGTGGGCGAAAATTCCGGTCGAAGTGCACATTGCCAGCGAATTTTCGTACAATATGCCGCTTCTGTCGGAAAAGCCGCTCTTCCTCTTTATTTCGCAAAGCGGGGAAACGGCCGACAGCCGCGCTGTGCTCGTGCAAACGAACAAACTCGGCCATAAAGCCATTACGATCACCAACGTCCCAGGCTCGACGCTGTCGCGGGAAGCGGATTATACGCTCTTGTTGCACGCCGGCCCGGAAATCGCCGTCGCCTCGACGAAAGCCTACACGGCGCAAATCGCGGTGTTGGCGATTTTAGCGGCGACTGCGGCGAAAGCGAAAGGCCTCGAATTGAATTTTGACCTGATGAAAGAGCTTGCCATCGTCGCCAATGTGATGGAAATGCTGTGTGATGCGAAAGAAGAAATGGAGAACATCGCGAGCGACTACTTGACGCTGACGCGCAACTGCTTCTTTATCGGCCGTGCGGTGGACTACTACGTCTGCTTGGAAGGTGCGCTCAAGCTGAAAGAAATCTCCTATATCCAAGCGGAAGGGTTCGCGGGCGGCGAGTTGAAACACGGCACGATCGCCCTTATCGAAGATGGCACGCCGGTCATCGCCCTCGCTACCCAAGAGCACGTCAATTTAAGCATTCGCGGCAATGTAAAAGAAGTCGTTGCCCGCGGCGCGAACCCGTGCGTCATCTCGATGCGCGGCCTGGAAGGCGACGGCGACCGCTTTATCATCCCATCCGTCCATCCGGATCTTACGCCGCTTGTCTCCGTCGTGCCGTTGCAGCTGATCGCCTACTATGCCGCCTTGCACCGCGGCTGCGACGTCGACAAACCGCGCAACTTGGCGAAGAGCGTGACGGTGGAGTGA
- the glmM gene encoding phosphoglucosamine mutase: MGKYFGTDGVRGVANRELTPELAFQIGRCGGYVLTKSAERPKVLIGRDTRISGHMLEGALVAGLLSIGAEVMRLGVISTPGVAYLTKALGAQAGIMISASHNPVQDNGIKFFGPDGFKLSDEQEEEIEALIDSPEDMLPRPIGSSLGQVNDYFEGGQKYLQYLKQTIDEDFSGMKIALDCAHGATSSLATYLFADLDADVITMGASPNGLNINEGVGSTHPEALAAFVKEKGADVGLAFDGDGDRLIAVDELGNIVDGDQIMYICAKYLKETGRLKQQTVVSTVMSNLGFYKALEAQGIKSVQTAVGDRYVVEEMKKNGYNLGGEQSGHIIFLDYNTTGDGMLTALQLVNIMKIKGKPLSELAGEMKKYPQLLVNVRVADKEKAMENEQVKKVIAEVQAEMNGNGRVLVRPSGTEPLVRVMAEAPTEEACRAYVERIANVIRREMGVE; the protein is encoded by the coding sequence ATGGGTAAATATTTTGGCACTGACGGTGTACGTGGGGTAGCGAATCGTGAGCTGACGCCGGAATTGGCGTTTCAAATCGGCCGCTGCGGCGGATACGTGCTGACGAAAAGTGCGGAGCGTCCGAAAGTGTTGATCGGACGCGACACGCGCATTTCCGGGCATATGTTGGAAGGCGCCCTTGTCGCCGGGCTGCTCTCGATCGGGGCGGAAGTGATGCGCCTTGGCGTCATCTCTACGCCGGGCGTCGCCTATTTGACGAAAGCGCTCGGGGCGCAAGCCGGCATCATGATTTCTGCTTCCCACAATCCTGTGCAAGATAACGGCATTAAATTTTTCGGGCCGGATGGGTTTAAACTGTCGGACGAGCAGGAGGAAGAAATTGAAGCGCTGATCGACAGCCCAGAGGATATGCTGCCGCGGCCGATTGGCTCGTCGCTCGGCCAAGTCAACGATTACTTTGAAGGTGGACAGAAGTACTTGCAATATTTAAAACAGACGATTGATGAGGACTTTTCCGGGATGAAAATTGCCCTCGACTGCGCGCACGGGGCGACCTCATCGCTTGCCACCTACTTGTTTGCTGATTTGGACGCCGATGTCATCACGATGGGCGCTTCGCCAAATGGCCTCAACATTAACGAAGGAGTCGGTTCCACTCATCCGGAGGCGCTGGCGGCGTTTGTCAAAGAAAAAGGAGCCGATGTCGGGCTCGCGTTTGACGGCGACGGCGACCGTCTGATTGCCGTCGACGAGCTTGGCAACATCGTAGACGGCGATCAAATCATGTACATTTGCGCCAAATATTTAAAAGAAACAGGCCGCCTCAAGCAACAAACCGTCGTCTCGACGGTTATGAGCAACCTTGGGTTTTACAAGGCGCTTGAGGCGCAAGGAATCAAAAGCGTGCAAACGGCGGTCGGCGACCGCTACGTCGTCGAGGAAATGAAAAAGAACGGTTACAATCTCGGCGGCGAGCAGTCTGGACACATTATTTTCCTTGACTACAACACGACAGGAGACGGGATGCTGACGGCGCTCCAGCTCGTGAACATTATGAAAATAAAAGGCAAGCCGCTCTCCGAGCTGGCGGGGGAAATGAAAAAGTATCCGCAGCTGCTTGTGAACGTCCGAGTGGCGGATAAAGAAAAAGCGATGGAAAACGAACAGGTCAAAAAGGTTATCGCAGAAGTGCAAGCAGAAATGAACGGCAACGGCCGCGTCCTTGTCCGTCCATCGGGAACCGAACCGCTTGTGCGTGTCATGGCCGAGGCCCCGACTGAAGAAGCCTGCCGCGCCTATGTCGAGCGGATTGCTAATGTCATTCGCCGTGAGATGGGTGTGGAATAA
- a CDS encoding YbbR-like domain-containing protein, producing MDKLMDHPWFIRVVSLLLAIMLYMSANVGAKTGEQTRNTFGQEDTETLIDIPVVAYYDEENLIVSGVPKYVNVTLQGPASIVKPTALQRNFEVYVDLTELPLGTYTVPIKYKDISEKLKVNIEPASVKVTIREKVSKRFPVGVEFFNRNKMPDGYSVGEPTVEPGTVTITGSTELIDDISFVKAIVDLEGATETLTKEVRVRVYSRRGNEIDVQPQPSVVEVTVPVKSPSKTVPLQVQTTGELPDGIHLVSVDPEPDRVTIYGSKGVLDQIQQLDGLKVDLDDIADDTTVELDVPLPDGVKSVDPAKIKVHVDVEKDEARTWEDVPIAVVGLPDSYEADFLKPLGGKINVRLIGPPDIVRGLTKDDVRLYVDVSGLDAGEHQVPIQWDKPEQVRWEPSAETAMVNISEKAAAQ from the coding sequence ATGGATAAATTAATGGACCATCCTTGGTTTATTCGCGTCGTCTCTTTATTGCTGGCGATTATGCTGTATATGTCGGCCAATGTGGGGGCGAAAACCGGCGAGCAGACACGCAATACATTTGGCCAGGAAGATACGGAAACATTGATCGATATTCCGGTTGTCGCTTATTACGACGAGGAAAACTTGATCGTGTCCGGCGTGCCGAAATATGTAAACGTCACGCTCCAAGGGCCGGCAAGCATTGTCAAACCGACGGCGCTGCAACGAAATTTCGAGGTGTATGTTGATTTAACGGAATTGCCGTTAGGGACATACACGGTGCCGATCAAATACAAGGACATCTCTGAGAAACTGAAAGTGAACATTGAACCCGCTTCGGTGAAAGTGACGATCCGCGAAAAAGTATCGAAACGCTTTCCGGTTGGCGTCGAGTTTTTTAACCGAAACAAAATGCCTGATGGCTACTCTGTCGGGGAACCGACCGTTGAACCGGGCACCGTGACGATTACCGGATCGACAGAACTCATTGATGACATTTCGTTTGTGAAAGCGATCGTCGATTTAGAAGGAGCGACGGAAACGCTGACGAAGGAAGTGCGCGTTCGGGTGTACAGCCGCCGCGGCAATGAAATAGATGTTCAGCCACAGCCATCCGTTGTGGAAGTGACCGTGCCGGTAAAAAGCCCAAGCAAGACTGTACCACTTCAAGTGCAAACAACCGGGGAGCTGCCGGACGGGATTCATCTTGTCAGCGTGGATCCGGAACCGGATCGGGTGACGATTTACGGGTCAAAAGGCGTATTGGACCAGATTCAACAACTCGACGGGCTAAAGGTCGACCTGGATGATATTGCGGACGATACGACAGTAGAGCTTGATGTTCCGCTCCCCGACGGGGTGAAAAGCGTCGACCCAGCCAAAATCAAGGTGCACGTCGATGTGGAAAAGGACGAGGCACGCACATGGGAAGATGTGCCGATTGCTGTTGTCGGTTTGCCGGATTCGTACGAGGCTGATTTTTTGAAACCGCTAGGTGGAAAAATTAACGTTCGTCTCATCGGTCCGCCTGATATCGTCCGCGGTTTGACGAAAGACGATGTCCGTCTCTATGTCGATGTCAGCGGGCTCGATGCCGGTGAACACCAAGTCCCCATCCAGTGGGACAAACCAGAACAAGTCCGATGGGAGCCATCGGCGGAAACGGCGATGGTCAATATTAGTGAAAAAGCAGCTGCACAATAA
- the cdaA gene encoding diadenylate cyclase CdaA, with product MSFEELPIVSYLLKVVDILVVWYVIYKLIMMIRGTKAIQLLKGIFLIILVRFVSNYLGLTTLQWLMDQAIIWGFLAIIIIFQPELRRALEQLGRGRLFTRSTVNEDEERLRMVEAIVKATEYMAKRRIGALISIERETGMGDYVETGITLNAHVSPELLINIFIPNTPLHDGAVIIQKNQIAAAACYLPLSESPFISKELGTRHRAALGISEVTDSITVVVSEETGAVSVTKNGELYRDLTIDEFRELLTGELAPVAKTAASSRWQWRGKKHG from the coding sequence ATGTCCTTCGAAGAGCTCCCCATCGTGTCGTACTTATTGAAAGTCGTCGACATCCTTGTTGTTTGGTATGTCATTTATAAATTGATTATGATGATTCGCGGGACGAAGGCCATTCAGCTATTAAAAGGCATTTTTTTAATTATTTTAGTCCGTTTTGTGAGCAATTATCTCGGGCTCACCACGCTGCAATGGCTGATGGATCAGGCGATCATTTGGGGCTTCCTCGCGATCATCATCATTTTTCAGCCGGAACTGCGGCGCGCCCTCGAGCAGCTCGGCCGTGGCCGCCTTTTTACCCGCAGCACTGTCAATGAAGATGAAGAGCGGCTGCGAATGGTCGAGGCGATCGTGAAAGCGACCGAGTATATGGCGAAACGGCGCATCGGGGCGCTCATTTCCATTGAGCGGGAGACCGGGATGGGCGATTATGTTGAAACCGGGATTACGCTAAACGCACACGTATCGCCGGAGCTGCTCATTAATATTTTCATTCCGAACACCCCGCTTCATGACGGGGCGGTAATTATTCAAAAAAATCAAATTGCTGCGGCCGCTTGTTATTTGCCGCTATCGGAGAGTCCGTTCATTTCAAAGGAACTCGGGACGCGCCATCGGGCGGCGCTCGGCATTAGCGAAGTAACCGACAGCATCACCGTCGTTGTGTCCGAGGAAACGGGGGCGGTGTCAGTAACGAAAAACGGCGAGCTGTACCGCGATTTAACGATTGATGAATTCCGGGAACTGTTGACAGGCGAGCTGGCTCCGGTTGCGAAGACCGCCGCTTCTTCCCGTTGGCAATGGAGGGGGAAGAAACATGGATAA
- the rsiW gene encoding anti-sigma-W factor RsiW, whose product MECPKEMVSLMHSYLDGDLQPEEELRLKEHLRSCAACAAHFHELKKTIAFLQYASHVTAPPSFMATVMGAMPKERKTARLRRWLHGHPLLTAASLFLLLTVGSVASSWEEKGAFSVSADEHVMIRDHTVIVPKGETVKGDIVVRNGSIRIEGTVDGDVTVIHGEKYMASAGRVTGEVKEINQVFEWIWYNIKERASRALQSLE is encoded by the coding sequence ATGGAATGTCCGAAAGAAATGGTATCACTCATGCATAGCTATCTTGACGGCGATCTTCAGCCGGAGGAGGAGCTGCGGTTAAAAGAGCATTTACGTTCGTGCGCCGCTTGTGCCGCCCATTTTCATGAGCTAAAAAAAACGATTGCCTTTCTGCAATATGCCTCCCATGTGACCGCGCCGCCATCATTTATGGCAACGGTGATGGGGGCGATGCCGAAAGAGAGAAAGACCGCGCGGCTGCGCCGTTGGCTGCACGGGCATCCGCTGCTGACTGCTGCTTCGTTGTTCCTCCTTCTTACGGTGGGAAGCGTGGCTTCTTCGTGGGAGGAAAAAGGAGCGTTTTCCGTTTCGGCTGATGAACACGTGATGATCCGCGACCATACAGTTATCGTGCCAAAAGGTGAAACGGTCAAAGGGGATATTGTCGTTCGCAATGGATCGATTCGGATTGAAGGAACGGTAGATGGGGATGTGACGGTGATCCACGGGGAGAAATACATGGCGTCGGCCGGGCGGGTGACAGGGGAAGTAAAAGAAATTAATCAAGTGTTCGAATGGATTTGGTATAATATTAAAGAGAGGGCCAGCCGTGCGCTCCAATCGCTTGAATGA
- the sigW gene encoding RNA polymerase sigma factor SigW, whose amino-acid sequence MELFIKKRIKAIRKGDQNAYADLVDLYKDKIYRLCYRMLGNRHEAEDAAQEAFIRAYVHIDTYNPDMKFSTWLYRIATNLTIDKLRKRRPDVYLDEELNGTDGLTMQAQLPSREVSPEEAVESFELQETVQRAIERLPEKYRSVIVLKYMEDLSLQEISEILGLPVGTVKTRLHRGREALRRQLGHL is encoded by the coding sequence ATGGAGCTATTTATTAAAAAAAGAATTAAGGCGATCCGAAAAGGCGACCAAAACGCATATGCAGACCTTGTTGATTTGTATAAAGATAAGATCTATCGCCTTTGTTACCGAATGCTCGGAAATCGCCACGAGGCGGAAGATGCGGCTCAGGAAGCGTTCATCCGCGCCTACGTTCATATTGACACGTACAATCCCGATATGAAGTTTTCGACGTGGCTATACCGCATTGCCACGAACTTAACGATCGACAAATTGCGGAAGCGGAGACCAGATGTGTATTTGGATGAGGAATTGAACGGCACGGACGGATTGACGATGCAGGCCCAGCTTCCTTCCCGCGAAGTGTCACCTGAAGAGGCGGTGGAAAGCTTTGAGCTCCAGGAGACAGTCCAGCGGGCGATTGAGCGGTTGCCGGAGAAATACCGAAGCGTGATCGTACTAAAATATATGGAAGATTTGTCGCTGCAGGAGATCAGTGAAATTTTAGGGCTGCCGGTTGGTACGGTGAAAACGAGGCTGCATCGCGGCCGTGAAGCGTTGCGCAGGCAACTGGGCCATTTATAA
- the rocF gene encoding arginase, which translates to MRSISIIGVPMDLGQTRRGVDMGPSAIRYAGVIERLERLHYDIEDLGDIPIGKAERLHEQGDAQLRNLKAVAEANEKLAAAVDEVVKRGRFPLVLGGDHSIAIGTLAGVAKHYERLGVIWYDAHGDVNTEETSPSGNIHGMPLAASLGFGHPALTRIGGYSPKVKPEHVVLIGVRSLDDGEKKFIREKGIKIYTMHEVDRLGMTKVMEETIAYLKERTDGVHLSLDLDGLDPSDAPGVGTPVIGGLTYRESHLAMEMLAEAQIVTSAEFVEVNPILDERNKTASVAVALMGSLFGEKLI; encoded by the coding sequence ATGAGATCAATCTCTATTATCGGTGTACCGATGGATTTAGGGCAGACGCGCCGAGGCGTCGATATGGGACCGAGTGCGATCCGCTATGCGGGTGTGATCGAACGGCTGGAACGTCTGCATTACGATATTGAAGATTTAGGAGATATTCCAATTGGAAAGGCGGAGCGATTGCACGAACAGGGCGATGCACAGCTTCGTAATTTGAAAGCGGTTGCGGAGGCGAATGAAAAGCTCGCTGCGGCTGTTGATGAGGTGGTCAAACGGGGGCGCTTCCCGCTTGTGTTAGGCGGCGACCATAGCATCGCGATCGGTACGCTCGCTGGGGTAGCCAAACATTATGAGCGGCTCGGCGTCATTTGGTATGACGCGCACGGCGATGTCAACACCGAGGAGACGTCGCCATCTGGAAATATTCATGGCATGCCGCTGGCGGCAAGCCTTGGTTTCGGTCATCCAGCGCTGACACGGATCGGCGGATACAGCCCGAAAGTCAAACCGGAACATGTCGTGCTGATCGGGGTTCGCTCACTCGATGACGGGGAGAAGAAGTTTATTCGTGAAAAAGGGATCAAAATTTATACGATGCATGAGGTCGACCGGCTTGGGATGACGAAAGTGATGGAGGAAACGATCGCTTATTTAAAAGAACGGACAGATGGCGTCCACCTGTCGCTCGATTTGGATGGGCTTGACCCGAGCGATGCGCCAGGGGTTGGCACGCCGGTGATTGGTGGGCTGACGTACCGGGAGAGTCATTTGGCCATGGAGATGTTGGCGGAAGCACAAATCGTTACCTCCGCTGAATTTGTCGAGGTCAATCCGATTTTAGATGAGCGGAACAAAACCGCCTCTGTCGCCGTAGCGTTGATGGGGTCATTGTTTGGAGAGAAACTCATTTGA